The Paenarthrobacter aurescens region TCGTCCTGGCGGTGACCAACCTCGGCAGCCTCCTGCCCAGTGGTACTCCGGCTGCGACTCAAAGCACGCCTGCCCCACAAACCACCCCGGCGGAAACCGAAGAGCCCGCGCCCACAGAGGCTCCGGCTCCTGCTACTCCGCCGGAAATTGAAGAGATTACCCGCCTCGGTGACTTCCCCTTCGCCGCTACCTACGACAAGGATCTTGCCAAGGCGTTTGATGGCAACGCTGCCAGCTATTGGTCTTACATGGAGTTTGCTACCGCCGACTGGGGCGGACTGGCAAAGGAAGTGCCTCTGATGATCAAGCTGAAGGAAGCCACTGAGGTCAAGTCCGTTGTACTGAACCAGTTGGGTGGTTCCGGCGGTAGCATCAGCGTCTACACCAATGATCGTCCTGCCATGGACGGTGCAAAGCTGGTGGGCACCAACAGCTTTACATCACCGGAACTGACCATGCCGCTTGCCGCACCGACGCAAGCCCAGTACGTCATGGTGGTCATCACCACGCTGCCTAAGCTGGCCGCACCCAAGACACAGTACGGCTTCGGTCTCCGCCTCGCCGAGGTCACCGTTCAGTAGCCACTCGACTCAAGTAGAAGCAGAGGCCGTTTTGATTCATCAGGACGGCCTCTGCTGTTCTCTCCTTTGCGTCACCGCTTAGATTCGGCACGCGTGCAGACGGTACCCTGAATGATGGTGGCTTTTAGGGTCCCCATCTCCAACGGAATATTTGGAACACAACAGGGGTTGAGTCAGATGGCTGCCCCGAAAGCAGCAGCATCGACCAAGGAAGAGGTTCACGCCAAGTGAGCATTGCAGAAAACAGCGCATCGCAGGTGCGTGACGTCATCATCGTAGGTTCAGGCCCCGCCGGCTACACAGCCGCTGTTTACACCGCCCGAGCCAACATGAAGCCTCTGCTCATTGCCGGTTCCGTCACTGCTGGTGGCGAACTGATGAACACCACAGACGTGGAAAACTACCCCGGATTCCCGGACGGCATCATGGGCCCGGACCTCATGGAGAACTTCGAAAAGCAGGCCGCCCGCTTCGGCACCGAGATCCTGTTCGAGGATGTCACCGAGCTGGACCTCGACGGCGATATCAAGACTGTAACCATCGGAACGGGGGAGACCTTCCAGGCGAAGGCCATCATCCTGTCCACTGGTTCGGCCTACCGCGAGCTCGGCCTTGCCAACGAAAAGCGCCTCTCAGGCCACGGTGTTAGCTGGTGTGCAACCTGCGATGGTTTCTTCTTCAAGGACCAGGACATCGCCGTCATCGGTGGTGGCGACTCCGCCATGGAGGAAGCACTGTTCCTCACCAAGTTCGCAAAGTCCGTCACCGTTGTCCACCGACGCGACACCCTGAAGGCTTCCAAGATCATGGGCGACCGCGCCCAAGCCCACGAGAAGATCAACTTCGTTTGGAACACCGCCGTCGAAGATGTTCTCGGCGGGGACAAAGTCACTGGCCTGAAATTGAAGAACCTGGTGGACGGCACCGAGTCTGAACTCGCTGTCACCGGCGTGTTCGTCGCTATCGGCAACGATCCCCGCACTGACCTCATCAAGGGCAAGGTGGATCTGACCCCCGAGGGAACCATCGCTGTGGAAGGCCGTAGCTCCCGTACCAACATCAAGGGTGTCTTCGCTGCCGGCGATGTCATTGATCCCACGTACCGCCAGGCCATCACGGCTTCGGGCTACGGTTGTGTGGCTGCCCTTGACGTTGAGCACTACCTCGCAGACCTGCACTCCTAAAGCTGCATCCAAGCAACCATACGAAGGGAAAAGTTATGAGCAACGCAAAAGACGTAACTGACGCAAGCTTCAGCACGGATGTCCTGGCTTCCGAGAAGCCGGTCATCGTGGATTTCTGGGCAGAGTGGTGTGGCCCCTGCCGCAAGCTCGGTCCCATCCTCGACGAGATCTCCGTTGAGTACAGTGACAAGGTTGAAGTTGTGAAGCTCAACGTTGACGACAACCCTGCCATTGCCGCCGAGTACGGCATCACGTCCATCCCGGCCGTGTACCTGTTCAGCGGGGGAGAAGTTAAGAGCACTGTCATCGGTGCCAAGCCCAAGCAGTTCTTCGAAAAGGAATTCGCGGACGTCCTGTCCTAGGCATCAGTCTTAGCTGAATTTCTCAGAAGCCGGCGGTTTCCGTTCCTCAAGGAGCGGGAGACCGCCGGCTTTTTGTTGCTTCCATTGAAATGAACCTCTATCGGTCGCTTGGCAGGCTCTTTTGCTCTGAAGCGGGTTCTGCAGCCTCTGGACCGAGTGAGTGGCTTGTCCTTACCTGGGGTAGGGGAACTTTCTGTAGTTGCTGCACTTTCTGCAGTAGTTGCACTTTCTGTAGTAGTTGCGACCTTGCTGGTCTGAACATGTCCGCGCATCCCCGGACTATCAGCTGGTTCTTTCCTTTGGACCCGCAGGCCGCTCAAGCGCGCCCAGCCCCTCGGCCGCCGGCCCACGTACCGAGTACCGAGCATCTAGTGCCCCGCCCTGCTGAAACGAGCCCGCCGTGATTGGTGTCCAGCCTTCCAATTCGTCCAGCCTCCAAGTCGTCCAGCAGCCAATCCAGCCAGCCAGGCGCGCTGATCGGGCAAAGACCGTAGCTTCCAAAACCGGTTCATCATGGCGGGGAAGTCGGGTAATCAGGAGTCAGGCTGACACCGCTGAGTTTTGGTTTCGTTTCACGTGAAACATCGTGGGTATGTTCGAAGGTCTTGTCCAGCATCCAGGGTATGCTTCAGATATCCCTTTCCATCCGGATTTGGAGGCACGTAGCCCTGAGTCCAGATGCCTTGGAGCGGCTACGCAGTGCCTGGCGCGCGGGAACACGCGCCCCGCCTGGGAGCCAGTCCACGGACTGGTAAACCGTTCCGGTGCCACTCGATGCGTCGTGCCATGTCAGGTGCAGGGCAATCAGGCGGCGACTGGCGCCCAAGTGTCTATGACGCCACCAGGTTGATAGAGGAATTCTTCAACTCTCATCAGGAACATTTCGCGCCTACCGAATACTGCCTCGCTCAGCCTCTAAGTACGCAGTTGAAGTCAATGGATCAACACGTCTACGCCGTGGTGCTTTCCCGGCGCCAGCCCTCAAGCCGTTCCGCGTTCAGACAGTCCGCGATCCACACTAGGGCCCACACCAAGCCGGTCAGCACCTCGGGTACCCCCGACTAAATGAACTTCGGCAGATTCCTGGCTGGCTGACCATGGCATTCATTGCAGACTGGTTCGCGGCCCCCTCTGCCATTGGTGCCATGCTGAGTCGCCTGGAGTACCCATACAGCGGCTTCGCGGTCTCCTCAGAGGCCCACGGCTTCCCTGCGGGGCACCAATGCGCCTGCGAAACGATGAAGGCGCTGTGAGGGGCGTGGGCTCTGCGGCACCATCAAAGGGCATGACGCCGGCCCCTTCTGAAAGTCTTGAGCCCCGGCCCCGCTCAGATAGGTAGCTCTTTCATCACCACGCGCCATTTCCAGCCCTGAACCGCCAAACGGGAGGTGTATCCGCGGTTGCAGTAGTCACCCTGAGTCATCCCAGGGACGCCCTGGCACTGGAGTTGCAGGCAAGACTCACCTCGACGAACTGTTCGCATTTCAGCTCCCAACGCGTCAGCATGAAGACAACTCCGTCCCTTAGGCGTGTCTTGTATGCGTCTACCCGGCTCCAGGCAACAAAACCAGAAAGTAAGCCGGCAGGAAGACCA contains the following coding sequences:
- the trxB gene encoding thioredoxin-disulfide reductase yields the protein MSIAENSASQVRDVIIVGSGPAGYTAAVYTARANMKPLLIAGSVTAGGELMNTTDVENYPGFPDGIMGPDLMENFEKQAARFGTEILFEDVTELDLDGDIKTVTIGTGETFQAKAIILSTGSAYRELGLANEKRLSGHGVSWCATCDGFFFKDQDIAVIGGGDSAMEEALFLTKFAKSVTVVHRRDTLKASKIMGDRAQAHEKINFVWNTAVEDVLGGDKVTGLKLKNLVDGTESELAVTGVFVAIGNDPRTDLIKGKVDLTPEGTIAVEGRSSRTNIKGVFAAGDVIDPTYRQAITASGYGCVAALDVEHYLADLHS
- the trxA gene encoding thioredoxin → MSNAKDVTDASFSTDVLASEKPVIVDFWAEWCGPCRKLGPILDEISVEYSDKVEVVKLNVDDNPAIAAEYGITSIPAVYLFSGGEVKSTVIGAKPKQFFEKEFADVLS